In Phormidium ambiguum IAM M-71, a single genomic region encodes these proteins:
- a CDS encoding DegT/DnrJ/EryC1/StrS family aminotransferase, producing the protein MNNIPPIDLAQQYKTIEEEINTAVLSVLASGRYIGGNTVESFEREFAAYIGVSEAVSCNSGSDALYLALRALEIGAGDEVITTPFTFIATAEAISTVGATPVFVDIDAQTFNLDINQVSSAITDRTKAILPVHLFGQPVDMTRLMAIAQKHNLVVIEDCAQATGAAWGEKSEQKVGSITQIGCFSFFPTKNLGAFGDGGAITTNDRQIAATVRMLKEHGSRSRYHHEEIGVNSRLDALQAAILQVKLRQLETWNSQRAQVAARYQNLLAPLPGIVLPQSLPGGKSVWNQYTIRILASENQGNKSERRDRVRTKMQEQGITSMVYYPIPLHLQPVYQNLGYQPGSLPVAEQICHEVLSLPMFPELTQEQQEQIVYALKDALA; encoded by the coding sequence GTGAACAACATACCCCCTATTGACTTAGCCCAGCAATACAAAACCATTGAAGAAGAAATAAATACAGCCGTATTGAGTGTACTGGCTTCAGGTCGTTATATTGGTGGCAACACAGTAGAAAGCTTTGAAAGAGAATTTGCTGCTTACATTGGTGTTTCCGAAGCTGTCTCCTGTAATTCTGGTAGTGATGCGTTGTACCTAGCACTGCGGGCGCTGGAAATCGGCGCTGGTGATGAAGTGATTACAACACCTTTTACTTTTATAGCCACCGCAGAAGCAATTAGTACAGTGGGCGCAACACCAGTCTTTGTTGATATTGATGCCCAAACCTTTAATTTAGATATTAACCAAGTTTCATCTGCCATCACCGATCGAACCAAAGCAATTTTACCAGTGCATTTGTTTGGACAACCTGTGGATATGACAAGGTTGATGGCAATAGCTCAAAAGCATAATTTAGTTGTTATCGAAGACTGCGCTCAAGCAACGGGGGCAGCGTGGGGTGAGAAAAGCGAGCAAAAAGTTGGTAGCATAACCCAAATTGGTTGTTTTAGCTTCTTCCCGACTAAGAACTTAGGAGCTTTCGGTGATGGTGGTGCAATTACAACGAACGATCGCCAAATAGCCGCTACTGTGAGAATGTTAAAAGAACACGGTTCTCGCAGTCGCTACCATCACGAAGAAATAGGCGTAAATAGCCGTTTAGATGCCCTACAAGCTGCCATTCTCCAAGTCAAATTAAGACAGTTGGAAACTTGGAACAGCCAACGCGCTCAAGTAGCAGCCCGTTATCAAAACTTACTCGCGCCACTTCCCGGAATAGTTTTACCTCAAAGTTTACCCGGTGGGAAAAGTGTCTGGAATCAATACACAATTCGCATTTTAGCCTCTGAAAACCAAGGCAATAAATCCGAGAGGCGAGATCGAGTACGCACTAAAATGCAAGAGCAAGGCATTACTTCAATGGTTTACTATCCCATTCCCTTGCACTTACAACCCGTTTACCAAAATTTGGGTTATCAACCAGGCAGTCTACCTGTAGCAGAACAAATTTGCCACGAAGTTTTATCTTTACCCATGTTCCCCGAATTAACCCAAGAGCAACAAGAGCAAATTGTTTATGCTTTGAAAGATGCTTTGGCTTGA
- a CDS encoding DUF561 domain-containing protein codes for MTISAELQRAFDQGCALKVISGLNNFDRQKVAAIVKAADMGGATFVDIAADAELVRHCRELTSLPICVSAVEPELFVAAVAAGADLIEIGNFDSFYAQGRRFEAPEVLDITYKTRSLLPNITLSVTVPHILSLSEQVQLAEALVKAGADIIQTEGGTSAAPTHPGTLGMIEKAAPTLAAAYEISRAVSVPVLCASGISSVTAPLAIAAGAAGVGVGSAINQLNSEVAMVAAVRSIVEALAKEGRRQKAEGRR; via the coding sequence ATGACGATCTCAGCAGAATTACAGCGTGCGTTTGACCAAGGTTGTGCTTTAAAGGTTATCAGTGGTTTAAACAATTTCGATCGCCAAAAAGTAGCCGCGATAGTAAAAGCCGCCGATATGGGAGGAGCTACCTTTGTCGATATCGCCGCCGATGCAGAATTGGTAAGACATTGCCGCGAACTTACCAGCTTACCAATTTGTGTTTCAGCTGTAGAACCGGAATTGTTTGTGGCAGCAGTAGCAGCTGGAGCGGATTTGATTGAAATTGGTAATTTCGATAGTTTCTACGCTCAAGGACGACGTTTTGAAGCTCCAGAAGTATTGGATATTACTTACAAAACGCGATCGCTCCTACCCAATATTACCCTCTCTGTCACCGTTCCCCACATTTTAAGTTTGTCCGAACAAGTGCAATTAGCCGAAGCACTAGTCAAAGCAGGCGCAGACATCATCCAAACTGAAGGCGGTACCAGCGCCGCTCCCACCCACCCAGGTACATTGGGCATGATCGAAAAAGCTGCTCCCACTCTAGCCGCAGCTTACGAAATTTCCCGCGCTGTCTCTGTACCAGTATTGTGTGCTTCCGGCATCTCCAGCGTTACCGCACCCCTAGCCATTGCTGCCGGAGCCGCTGGCGTTGGTGTTGGCTCTGCCATCAATCAATTAAACAGCGAAGTAGCAATGGTAGCCGCCGTTCGCAGCATTGTTGAAGCATTGGCTAAAGAAGGCAGAAGGCAGAAGGCAGAAGGCAGAAGGTAA